From a single Maritimibacter sp. DP1N21-5 genomic region:
- a CDS encoding ABC transporter permease: METTDDSVARSIVESAARAARLRQRKRVLLWLSWIVIALMLLVTMEVINRIAGKLVMPSPVEVVRRGIEMTGDGTIPHALGESLTVLFLGYALAAVTGIGFGILLGGIPFAGKVFDPFVNAMNSTPGAAFIPLIIVWFGLYTEAKVVVVWNAALFPILINTAAGIANANRELTEMAQSFGAGKRALFWQVMVPDALPSILSGLRIGAAISTVGTVIAELTMAQSGLGGLLVAAGNRFQMDRYFAVVIVLMALGTLITALLRYAERRLGRWRVSMAEGR; this comes from the coding sequence GTGGAGACAACTGACGACAGCGTGGCGCGGTCGATTGTAGAGAGTGCCGCGCGTGCAGCGCGGCTTCGGCAGCGCAAGCGGGTGCTTCTGTGGCTGTCCTGGATCGTCATTGCGCTCATGCTTCTGGTCACGATGGAGGTCATCAACCGGATCGCCGGCAAACTGGTCATGCCAAGCCCGGTGGAGGTGGTCCGGCGCGGGATCGAGATGACCGGGGACGGCACCATTCCCCACGCGCTCGGCGAATCCCTGACAGTTCTCTTTCTGGGCTATGCGCTCGCCGCGGTGACGGGGATCGGCTTCGGCATCCTCTTGGGCGGTATTCCGTTCGCAGGCAAGGTCTTCGACCCCTTCGTGAACGCGATGAACTCGACCCCGGGCGCGGCCTTCATCCCGCTGATCATCGTCTGGTTCGGGCTTTATACCGAGGCGAAGGTCGTCGTCGTGTGGAACGCGGCGCTCTTTCCGATCCTGATCAACACCGCCGCCGGGATCGCCAATGCGAACCGGGAGCTGACCGAGATGGCGCAGTCCTTCGGGGCCGGCAAACGCGCGCTCTTCTGGCAGGTGATGGTGCCGGATGCGCTGCCCTCGATCCTCTCTGGTCTGCGCATCGGGGCGGCGATTTCGACCGTGGGCACCGTGATCGCGGAACTGACCATGGCGCAGTCGGGACTGGGTGGGCTCCTCGTCGCAGCAGGCAACCGGTTCCAGATGGATCGCTATTTTGCGGTGGTAATCGTGCTCATGGCACTGGGCACGCTGATCACCGCGCTCCTGCGCTATGCGGAACGCCGCCTCGGGCGCTGGCGCGTGTCGATGGCCGAGGGGCGCTGA
- a CDS encoding glycosyltransferase has protein sequence MPPDAPEIGIFLPHLRTGGIERSMIRLSPLLEEQGFRVRFLLQRAEGDLLERAGSVADLGAGGMLAAARALERELRARPVDILLSATNATNIAALIAARRLRRSAVPTAPAVIIGEHIPVRAFLATRKRPWLRPAIMRALYGGADALVAPSRPILDEHAAMLGRACPPLKELPNPVVTEVSSRPLAPQARRIVSLGRLSAEKDFALALRVMAELPDDFTLTLFGEGDEREALARDIASLEISERVTLAGRTENPAEAMRDADLFLCTSKVEGFGNAIVEAQSVGLPVVSVDCPFGPAILLADGAGCLVPNRDAAAIAWALSRFSEDREAREAAQGVGLARAGKYTVAASAAAYAALFSEVLAARGR, from the coding sequence GTGCCGCCTGACGCGCCCGAAATCGGGATCTTCCTGCCGCATCTGCGGACCGGCGGGATCGAACGAAGCATGATCCGGCTGTCCCCGCTCCTCGAGGAGCAGGGGTTCCGGGTCCGGTTCCTGTTGCAGCGGGCCGAGGGCGATCTTCTGGAGCGGGCCGGGTCGGTCGCCGATCTGGGGGCGGGCGGTATGCTGGCAGCGGCCCGGGCGCTGGAGCGCGAGCTGCGCGCCCGGCCCGTGGACATCCTTCTGAGCGCCACCAACGCGACCAATATCGCCGCTTTGATTGCCGCACGGCGCCTGCGCCGGTCGGCGGTGCCCACTGCACCCGCAGTGATCATTGGCGAGCATATCCCGGTGCGCGCCTTCCTTGCCACGCGCAAGCGTCCCTGGCTGCGCCCGGCGATCATGCGGGCGCTCTATGGCGGCGCCGATGCTCTGGTTGCACCGAGCCGACCGATCCTCGATGAACATGCCGCTATGCTCGGGCGTGCCTGTCCGCCGTTGAAGGAGCTGCCCAACCCGGTGGTAACGGAAGTATCCTCCCGCCCGCTTGCGCCGCAGGCCCGGCGGATCGTGAGCCTTGGACGGTTGAGTGCCGAGAAGGATTTCGCGCTCGCGCTTCGGGTCATGGCGGAACTGCCCGACGACTTCACGCTTACGCTCTTTGGCGAGGGTGATGAGCGAGAAGCGCTGGCTCGGGACATCGCGTCGCTGGAAATTTCGGAGCGGGTGACGCTCGCCGGGCGAACCGAAAACCCGGCCGAGGCGATGCGCGACGCGGATCTGTTTCTGTGCACCTCCAAGGTCGAAGGCTTCGGCAACGCCATCGTTGAGGCGCAATCGGTCGGGCTGCCGGTGGTGTCGGTCGACTGCCCCTTCGGGCCCGCGATCCTTCTGGCGGACGGCGCCGGGTGCCTCGTGCCAAACCGGGACGCCGCGGCGATCGCCTGGGCGTTGAGCCGCTTTTCCGAGGACCGGGAAGCGCGCGAGGCGGCACAGGGCGTTGGCCTCGCACGCGCCGGGAAATACACTGTCGCGGCTTCGGCGGCGGCCTATGCCGCGTTGTTTTCCGAGGTGCTCGCCGCGCGGGGACGGTAG
- a CDS encoding DUF1501 domain-containing protein, with translation MTKQPKLTRADRDRLRAGGYDSIVLEGAGGITTSPVWSKVAGAGTTDRILVIVELSGGNDGLNTVIPHGDDAYYRHRPQLGIRRENLIEIDDHFGFQRTMRGFERLYKDGRMGIVHGVGYDQPSFSHFSSMAFWQTGAPNSGEAHGWLGRMADAIDPLGHNANFLVNIDDHQSLAVNAKDHVPLVFDDPNKFTRQMFEEQAAMMDAVDQRGNGDANPALDFLKEIAASASTSEQLVRDAWASYRTPVDYGLAPWGLEKVAALIAADFPTQVYYVPYRNNAFDTHVYQKDPHARLWSYTSDHIAAFIADMDRLGRGDDVVLMAFSEFGRRVPENTSLGTDHGTAGTAFVIGNPIAGGHYGAVPSLEDLDDGNLKYTTDFRRIYSTLISGWMGHDTPSAILNDEFAPLPVFDRPG, from the coding sequence ATGACGAAACAGCCGAAACTCACCCGCGCCGACCGCGACAGGCTTCGCGCCGGTGGATATGACAGCATCGTTCTGGAAGGTGCGGGCGGAATCACCACTTCGCCGGTCTGGTCCAAGGTGGCAGGCGCCGGAACAACCGACCGCATCCTCGTGATCGTCGAGCTGTCGGGCGGGAACGACGGGCTCAACACAGTGATCCCCCACGGCGACGACGCCTATTACCGGCACCGCCCGCAGCTTGGCATCCGGCGTGAGAACCTGATCGAGATCGACGACCATTTCGGCTTCCAGCGCACGATGCGCGGCTTCGAACGGCTCTACAAGGACGGCCGGATGGGGATCGTGCACGGCGTGGGCTATGACCAGCCGTCGTTTTCACATTTCTCCTCCATGGCCTTCTGGCAGACCGGCGCGCCCAACAGCGGCGAGGCGCATGGCTGGCTGGGCCGGATGGCCGACGCCATCGACCCGCTGGGCCACAATGCCAATTTCCTCGTCAATATCGACGATCACCAGTCGCTCGCCGTGAACGCGAAGGACCATGTGCCGCTGGTGTTCGACGATCCCAACAAGTTCACCCGGCAGATGTTCGAGGAACAGGCCGCGATGATGGACGCCGTGGACCAGCGCGGCAATGGCGACGCCAACCCGGCACTCGACTTCCTCAAGGAGATCGCGGCGAGCGCCTCGACTTCGGAACAGCTCGTGCGTGACGCCTGGGCCAGTTACCGCACGCCGGTGGACTACGGACTCGCGCCCTGGGGACTCGAGAAGGTGGCGGCGCTCATCGCCGCGGATTTCCCGACGCAGGTCTATTATGTCCCGTACCGGAACAACGCCTTCGACACCCATGTCTACCAGAAGGACCCGCACGCCCGGCTCTGGTCCTATACCTCGGACCATATCGCGGCTTTCATCGCCGACATGGACCGGCTCGGGCGCGGCGACGACGTGGTCCTCATGGCCTTTTCCGAGTTCGGGCGCCGCGTGCCCGAGAACACGAGCCTCGGCACGGATCACGGCACGGCGGGGACTGCCTTCGTCATCGGCAATCCGATCGCAGGCGGGCATTACGGCGCGGTGCCGAGCCTTGAAGACCTCGACGACGGCAACCTGAAATACACGACCGATTTCCGGCGCATCTACTCGACCCTGATCAGCGGCTGGATGGGGCACGACACCCCGTCGGCGATCCTGAACGACGAATTCGCGCCCCTCCCGGTCTTCGACCGCCCCGGATGA
- a CDS encoding DUF1800 family protein, with amino-acid sequence MATLNAGSFDPIGEADWSRDFAGHLLERAGFGGTPEEIDRLAAMTPEAAVEAMLTGSDTSALPAFDPSGVWDESLKDFPPSRPAATELAERTGEAMGVKVKPGGARPLQPVTDRFFYWLRATLLETRRLGFWWMNRMVASPHPLEEKMTLFWHGHFATSEEKLRDYRKIQQQIDTLRRGALGNFGTLLSDVSKDAAMLVFLDAAHNVKGAPNENFGREVMELFTMGVGNYSETDIREAARAFTGWGNNDLDFRFDAEKHDDGEKRFLGRTGRFDGDDILRIILEQEATGNYIAAKIYRFFVRDSVSPELAATLGALLRNADYEITPFLRTLFLSQDFYAEPSRASHIKSPTELVISTYRKLGLDTLPGVPDPYTVGKTLGQILLYPPTVAGWGEGRSWITPGLLFERGNFAQAVLFPDMISFRDPNLDPGGEVRRVNRNINEGMEITAATLEDGAADSSTQGIRETFNTRYASLQGWQEAMRRVKPTPRTPGQFRLSAMIGPARTPAEAVDALADRFLRSPLDPPARDAMIASLTREIGTEDLADAGSYLEHPLRLVAHGIMSTPQYQLA; translated from the coding sequence ATGGCAACGCTCAATGCCGGATCGTTCGATCCGATCGGCGAAGCCGACTGGTCACGCGACTTCGCGGGCCATTTGCTTGAACGGGCGGGCTTCGGCGGCACGCCCGAGGAGATCGACCGGCTGGCCGCCATGACGCCCGAGGCCGCGGTCGAGGCGATGCTCACGGGCAGCGACACCTCTGCCTTGCCCGCCTTCGACCCCTCTGGTGTCTGGGACGAAAGCCTGAAGGATTTCCCCCCGAGCCGGCCCGCCGCGACCGAACTCGCCGAACGCACCGGCGAGGCGATGGGCGTCAAGGTCAAACCCGGCGGAGCCCGCCCGCTTCAGCCGGTGACCGACCGCTTCTTCTACTGGCTCAGGGCGACGCTTCTGGAAACCCGGAGGCTTGGGTTCTGGTGGATGAACCGCATGGTGGCGAGCCCGCATCCGCTCGAAGAAAAGATGACGCTCTTCTGGCATGGGCATTTCGCGACGAGCGAGGAAAAGCTGCGCGACTACCGAAAGATTCAGCAACAGATCGACACGCTGCGCCGGGGTGCGCTCGGAAATTTCGGAACCCTCCTCAGTGACGTGTCCAAGGACGCGGCCATGCTGGTCTTCCTCGATGCCGCCCATAACGTGAAGGGCGCGCCGAACGAGAACTTCGGGCGTGAGGTCATGGAGCTTTTCACGATGGGGGTCGGAAATTACTCCGAGACCGACATCCGCGAAGCTGCTCGTGCCTTCACCGGCTGGGGCAACAACGACCTCGACTTCCGCTTCGACGCGGAGAAACACGACGACGGCGAGAAGCGGTTCCTGGGCCGGACCGGACGCTTCGACGGCGATGACATCCTGCGCATCATCCTCGAACAGGAGGCGACCGGGAATTACATCGCGGCGAAGATTTATCGCTTCTTCGTCCGAGACAGCGTCTCGCCGGAGCTGGCCGCGACGCTCGGAGCGTTGCTGCGCAACGCCGATTACGAGATCACGCCCTTCCTGCGCACCCTGTTCCTGTCGCAGGATTTCTATGCCGAACCCTCGCGCGCGTCGCACATCAAGTCGCCCACGGAACTGGTCATCTCGACCTACCGCAAGCTCGGGCTCGACACCCTGCCCGGTGTGCCCGACCCCTATACCGTGGGCAAGACGCTGGGGCAGATCCTGCTCTATCCGCCCACCGTTGCGGGCTGGGGCGAAGGGAGAAGCTGGATTACGCCGGGGCTTCTGTTCGAACGGGGAAATTTCGCGCAGGCGGTCTTATTCCCCGACATGATCAGCTTTCGGGACCCCAATCTCGACCCGGGCGGCGAGGTGCGCCGGGTCAACCGAAACATCAACGAGGGGATGGAGATCACGGCGGCCACGCTGGAAGACGGGGCCGCCGACAGCTCGACACAAGGTATTCGCGAGACCTTCAACACCCGCTACGCGAGCCTCCAGGGCTGGCAGGAGGCGATGCGACGCGTGAAACCGACACCGCGAACGCCGGGGCAGTTCCGCCTGTCCGCGATGATCGGTCCTGCCCGCACACCCGCCGAGGCGGTGGACGCGCTGGCCGACCGGTTCCTGCGCAGCCCCCTCGACCCGCCCGCACGCGACGCGATGATCGCGAGCCTCACGCGCGAGATCGGGACAGAGGACCTTGCCGACGCGGGGAGTTATCTCGAACATCCCCTCCGCCTCGTTGCCCACGGGATCATGAGCACGCCGCAATACCAACTGGCCTGA
- a CDS encoding glycosyltransferase family 2 protein, with amino-acid sequence MILTAAIFWVAVALIAYAIVGYPLALLALWKLRGRRRLAQTVQPRNVDFLIPAHNEADHIEAKIANTLAQSNPHGHAVRVIVVSDGSTDDTLAIARGIEDPRVEVIETPGRAGKLGALNQGLAACAGDVIIFSDANGLLDDGAMAAIMRHFEDPEVGGVCGKITVARTGDIAKADGFFWRYDQAMKQAESDLGGVVSAQGSLYAIRRTLTAPLPQGVADDFLMSTRVVDQGFRLAFEPRAQAREHVTERAGDEMARRVRSTVMGWAALMQMRHLMNPARTGLYGWQLFSHKFLRRLVPVFLIAAFVTNLLLIGTTPFWSWLGSLQTAAYALVLAAWVRPELRRLPLVGPLMFFVISNLAMLIGLWRYYRGERVSVWTPVRDMGAATDEAER; translated from the coding sequence ATGATCCTGACCGCCGCGATCTTCTGGGTCGCCGTCGCCCTGATCGCCTATGCCATCGTTGGCTATCCGCTCGCGCTCCTTGCGCTGTGGAAGCTGCGCGGCCGTCGCAGGCTCGCCCAGACGGTCCAGCCGCGCAACGTGGACTTCCTGATCCCTGCCCACAACGAGGCCGACCATATCGAGGCCAAGATCGCCAACACGCTCGCGCAGTCGAACCCCCATGGGCACGCTGTCCGGGTCATTGTCGTGTCGGACGGCTCGACAGACGACACCCTGGCCATCGCGCGGGGGATCGAGGATCCCCGGGTCGAGGTCATCGAAACGCCGGGACGTGCCGGCAAGCTCGGCGCGCTCAATCAGGGGCTCGCGGCCTGCGCAGGCGACGTCATCATCTTCTCCGACGCGAACGGGCTTCTGGACGACGGGGCGATGGCCGCGATCATGCGCCACTTCGAGGACCCCGAGGTCGGCGGCGTCTGCGGCAAGATCACCGTGGCCCGCACCGGCGACATCGCGAAGGCGGACGGTTTCTTCTGGCGATATGACCAAGCGATGAAGCAGGCGGAGAGCGATCTGGGCGGCGTCGTCTCGGCGCAAGGCTCGCTCTATGCGATCCGCCGCACGCTCACCGCGCCTTTGCCGCAGGGCGTGGCCGATGATTTCCTCATGTCGACCCGTGTCGTCGACCAGGGCTTCCGCCTCGCTTTCGAGCCCCGAGCGCAGGCACGGGAGCATGTCACCGAACGCGCGGGCGACGAAATGGCCCGCCGGGTGCGTTCGACCGTGATGGGCTGGGCCGCGCTCATGCAGATGCGCCACCTGATGAACCCGGCGCGCACCGGGCTTTATGGCTGGCAGCTCTTTTCGCACAAGTTCCTGCGCCGCCTCGTCCCGGTCTTCCTGATCGCAGCCTTCGTGACCAATCTGCTCCTTATCGGCACGACGCCCTTCTGGTCGTGGCTGGGTTCGCTCCAGACGGCGGCCTATGCGCTGGTTCTCGCCGCCTGGGTCCGGCCCGAACTGCGCCGCCTGCCGCTCGTAGGCCCGCTGATGTTCTTCGTCATATCGAACCTCGCCATGCTCATCGGGCTTTGGCGCTATTACCGGGGCGAGCGTGTGTCGGTCTGGACCCCGGTGCGCGACATGGGTGCCGCGACGGACGAGGCCGAACGGTGA
- a CDS encoding sulfotransferase, whose translation MKPPVFILGLQRSGTTWLANQLAAVAGVAAVQHPDHHGVHESVFFSHFARHFSDWHDPGVRAAFAEAFFASDYARLTGLDPDALLRAMEGAGSPAEVFRRVMEAFCAAQGADLWIEKSPHHTLLAAEIRVAIPEARFLMVERALVPLVQSRLHGFGRDPKPGLRLMLDIIRGTVVAVLYRREMRRLARRGQGMLLRYEDLLADDGPLRTRLLAYMDLPSDSAAMTSRYAANSSFSGKGRAAPGPGFRVLVGLTAVLAGLVPLSLLRRWQLRRDKARAAASGGDWPDWVWSQTGYRPRAASTSENNAA comes from the coding sequence GTGAAGCCGCCGGTCTTCATCCTCGGCCTGCAACGTTCCGGGACCACGTGGCTCGCCAATCAGCTCGCCGCCGTGGCCGGGGTGGCGGCGGTCCAGCATCCCGACCACCACGGTGTACACGAAAGCGTCTTCTTCTCGCATTTCGCGCGCCACTTCAGTGACTGGCACGACCCCGGCGTCCGCGCGGCCTTCGCAGAGGCCTTCTTTGCCAGTGACTACGCCCGCCTGACCGGGCTCGACCCGGATGCGCTGCTGCGAGCGATGGAGGGTGCGGGCAGCCCCGCCGAGGTGTTTCGCCGCGTTATGGAGGCCTTCTGCGCCGCACAGGGCGCCGACCTCTGGATCGAAAAGTCGCCCCATCACACGCTGCTCGCCGCCGAAATCCGCGTCGCGATCCCCGAGGCGCGTTTCCTCATGGTCGAACGGGCGCTGGTTCCGCTCGTCCAGTCGCGCCTGCATGGCTTTGGCCGCGACCCCAAGCCGGGTCTTCGGCTGATGCTCGACATCATCCGGGGCACCGTCGTCGCGGTCCTTTACCGCCGCGAGATGCGCCGCCTTGCGCGGAGAGGGCAGGGGATGCTCCTGCGCTACGAGGACCTCCTGGCCGACGATGGCCCGCTTCGGACACGGCTTCTGGCCTACATGGACCTGCCGTCCGACAGCGCCGCGATGACGAGTCGCTATGCCGCCAATTCCTCTTTCTCCGGCAAAGGTCGCGCCGCGCCCGGACCGGGGTTTCGCGTCTTGGTCGGACTGACGGCGGTTCTCGCCGGGCTCGTGCCCTTGTCCCTGTTGCGCCGCTGGCAATTGCGCCGCGACAAGGCCCGCGCCGCGGCAAGTGGCGGCGACTGGCCCGACTGGGTCTGGAGCCAGACCGGCTACCGTCCCCGCGCGGCGAGCACCTCGGAAAACAACGCGGCATAG
- a CDS encoding ABC transporter substrate-binding protein, whose product MTQTFRILPALFPAAGLAGLMALPLPSTAQEAMPELSVALGVVDANFNPTTASVFQLAEELGYFEKHGVKVTYVKLDGTPQAAAALYSGSVDLADISIDTALRLRADNDVAVRGVVASSIGSAFLIAAKSEIASVEDLEGRSFAIADYGSLDHALTQAVFTEYGLSPEMPDYVAIGAPDVRIQALAAGKVDATTVSFGTYSSIGAVDSVHVIVPPDEFSSRSPALTKFVAGLEETLTEKQDAVQRFTAALIETSRDMQADPDRWVDIAAEKRPDLTRESLVQSAELNASRWCINGCMSPAELEKTLAFIYGKPDFEGVAVIDYADMSDLSFTENAMAELGDAEGFGLDLRN is encoded by the coding sequence ATGACCCAGACTTTCCGCATTCTCCCCGCCCTCTTTCCCGCCGCAGGCCTTGCCGGCCTGATGGCGCTGCCCCTCCCCTCGACCGCGCAGGAGGCGATGCCGGAACTGAGCGTCGCGCTCGGCGTGGTGGACGCCAACTTCAACCCGACCACGGCCTCGGTCTTCCAACTGGCCGAAGAGCTTGGCTATTTCGAAAAGCACGGCGTCAAGGTGACCTACGTGAAGCTCGACGGCACGCCGCAGGCCGCCGCCGCGCTTTACTCCGGGTCTGTGGACCTCGCCGACATCTCGATCGACACGGCGTTGAGGCTAAGGGCGGACAACGACGTGGCCGTGCGCGGCGTCGTGGCAAGCTCCATCGGCAGCGCTTTCCTGATCGCCGCCAAGTCCGAGATCGCCTCGGTGGAGGATCTGGAAGGCCGCAGCTTTGCCATCGCGGACTACGGCAGCCTCGACCACGCGCTGACCCAGGCCGTCTTTACCGAATACGGCCTGTCACCCGAGATGCCCGACTATGTGGCCATCGGCGCCCCGGACGTGCGCATCCAGGCGCTGGCCGCCGGCAAGGTCGACGCGACCACGGTGTCCTTCGGCACCTATTCCTCGATCGGCGCGGTCGACAGCGTGCATGTAATCGTGCCGCCGGACGAGTTTTCCAGCCGCTCGCCCGCACTCACGAAATTCGTGGCGGGCCTCGAAGAGACGCTGACCGAGAAGCAGGACGCCGTCCAGCGCTTCACCGCCGCACTCATCGAGACTTCGCGCGACATGCAGGCCGATCCCGACCGCTGGGTCGACATCGCCGCCGAGAAACGCCCTGACCTTACGCGCGAAAGCCTCGTCCAGAGCGCCGAACTCAACGCGTCCCGCTGGTGCATCAACGGTTGCATGTCGCCCGCCGAGCTTGAGAAGACCCTCGCCTTCATCTACGGCAAGCCGGACTTCGAAGGCGTCGCCGTCATCGATTACGCCGACATGAGCGACCTGTCCTTCACGGAAAACGCGATGGCCGAACTGGGCGACGCAGAGGGCTTCGGGCTCGACCTGCGGAACTGA
- a CDS encoding glycosyltransferase family 4 protein, with product MRILIVVSDFPKVTETFVLANARHFLARGHDLGVFHLKPFRHGEVTHPDAAHVVARGIGLPWITGESLVGLLWGLSRPALFLPVVARLVAAFWREPSRLTASLAILPKSLAMARQLRRDGTAHIHAEFAGYPATAAWIISTFSGVPFSFSAHAHDIFLTQGLLATKARAARFVRAISRFNKDFIEAVPGVPAGQVEVLHCGVALGNPAPLPPPPDATIPLRLLFVGALLPRKGVQHLIAALAALPEDLAWHLDVIGGGSMEPALRAQAAPLADRITFHGPRDAGAVRAAMRAAHAVIVPSVEGAGGRSEGIPVVLMEALAEARPVVTSRLSGIPELVVDGETGFLTEPGDEAALTRALMSLASDYPAAAAMGRRGRAKVEAEFDIDETAEALLRRIEETTP from the coding sequence ATGCGCATTTTGATTGTGGTCAGTGATTTTCCGAAGGTGACGGAAACCTTCGTTCTCGCGAACGCGCGCCATTTTTTGGCACGCGGCCACGATCTGGGCGTGTTTCACCTCAAACCGTTCCGCCACGGCGAAGTCACCCATCCCGACGCCGCCCATGTGGTGGCGCGTGGCATCGGCCTGCCTTGGATCACAGGCGAAAGCCTCGTCGGCCTTCTCTGGGGATTGTCGCGTCCGGCTCTGTTCTTGCCGGTCGTCGCGCGGCTCGTCGCGGCCTTCTGGCGCGAGCCTTCCCGGCTGACTGCCTCTCTCGCCATTCTGCCCAAGTCCCTCGCCATGGCGCGACAGCTGCGCCGCGATGGAACCGCGCATATCCATGCCGAGTTCGCGGGCTATCCCGCCACCGCTGCCTGGATCATTTCGACCTTCTCCGGCGTGCCCTTCAGTTTCTCGGCCCATGCCCATGACATCTTCCTGACGCAGGGCCTGCTCGCGACCAAGGCCCGCGCCGCCCGGTTCGTCCGCGCCATATCGCGGTTCAACAAGGACTTCATCGAGGCCGTCCCGGGGGTGCCTGCGGGCCAGGTCGAGGTGCTTCACTGCGGCGTCGCGCTGGGCAATCCTGCGCCGCTTCCGCCGCCGCCGGATGCCACGATTCCCCTCCGCTTGCTCTTCGTCGGCGCGCTCCTTCCGCGCAAGGGCGTGCAACACCTGATCGCCGCGCTCGCGGCACTCCCCGAGGATCTTGCCTGGCATCTCGACGTGATTGGCGGCGGTTCGATGGAGCCGGCGCTCCGGGCGCAGGCCGCCCCGCTTGCCGACCGGATCACCTTTCACGGGCCACGTGACGCAGGTGCGGTGCGGGCCGCGATGCGCGCCGCCCATGCGGTCATCGTGCCCTCGGTCGAAGGGGCGGGAGGCCGGTCCGAAGGGATCCCCGTCGTCCTCATGGAGGCGCTGGCCGAGGCTCGTCCCGTCGTCACCTCGCGCCTCTCGGGCATCCCGGAACTGGTCGTGGACGGCGAGACCGGGTTCCTGACCGAGCCCGGCGACGAAGCCGCGCTCACCCGGGCGCTTATGAGCCTTGCCTCCGACTATCCCGCCGCCGCAGCGATGGGCCGGCGCGGCCGCGCCAAGGTCGAAGCCGAGTTCGACATCGACGAAACCGCCGAGGCGCTCCTGCGCCGGATCGAGGAGACCACCCCATGA
- a CDS encoding ABC transporter ATP-binding protein, with product MTEPLISLRHVGKWFKDGRVVALEDVSLDIHKGEFVSLVGPSGCGKTTLLRLMNGLIAPDVGEVLVRGKPPTPEADLAMVFQSARLLPWRSVAGNIEFVLALRGLSRQARAERAMNLLGVVGLRDFADAYPHELSGGMQQRVGLARALAVEPEVLLMDEPFAALDAMTRETLRAELHRLWARRRMGIVFVTHDIDEAIFLSQRIVLLRPRPGRVDTVMEVDLPEARADADLRALPAFADLRGELWRRIQGMAGDGAALEELAHAFDTELAPEDGSRSPVDPRPRS from the coding sequence GTGACCGAACCGCTGATTTCGCTGCGCCATGTGGGCAAGTGGTTCAAGGATGGCCGGGTGGTGGCGCTCGAGGATGTGTCGCTCGACATCCACAAAGGCGAGTTCGTGAGCCTCGTGGGGCCGAGCGGATGCGGCAAGACGACCCTGCTTCGCCTCATGAACGGGCTGATCGCGCCTGACGTCGGCGAGGTTCTGGTGCGAGGCAAGCCCCCCACGCCCGAGGCTGATCTGGCCATGGTGTTCCAGTCGGCGCGGCTTCTGCCCTGGCGCAGCGTGGCGGGGAACATCGAGTTCGTCCTCGCCCTGCGCGGGTTGTCACGGCAGGCGCGGGCCGAACGCGCGATGAACCTGCTGGGCGTCGTGGGGCTTCGCGACTTTGCCGATGCCTATCCGCACGAATTGTCCGGCGGCATGCAGCAGCGCGTCGGGCTGGCGCGGGCGCTTGCCGTGGAGCCCGAAGTGCTCCTGATGGACGAACCTTTCGCCGCGCTCGACGCCATGACGCGCGAGACCCTGCGCGCGGAGCTTCACCGGCTTTGGGCGCGCCGCCGAATGGGCATCGTCTTCGTGACCCATGACATCGACGAAGCGATCTTCCTGTCGCAGCGGATCGTGTTGCTGCGGCCCCGGCCGGGGCGGGTCGATACCGTGATGGAGGTCGACCTGCCCGAAGCACGCGCCGATGCCGACCTGCGCGCCTTGCCCGCCTTCGCCGACCTGCGGGGCGAGCTTTGGCGGCGCATTCAGGGGATGGCGGGGGACGGGGCCGCGCTCGAGGAACTGGCCCATGCCTTCGACACGGAACTTGCGCCGGAGGATGGGTCGCGCTCGCCCGTTGACCCCCGCCCAAGGTCGTAA